The genomic DNA ATCTGGGCTCCATCCACCATATGAAATATCATAATCTTGATCTGATTCTAATTTAAGTTTTTGTTTAAACGGCTGCAGTTTAATATTTACTGTTACACCTTTTAAGTTTTTCTCAATTTGATCTTTTACATATTCCCCAACTTTTTTCGCATTACCAGTATCATAGTTTAAAAACTCAATTGTAACTTGATCTTTTCCAAGTTCTTTTTTCGCTTCTTCCCATGCAGCAGCTGCTTTTTTCGCATCTGGTTTAATACCGTTTTTAAACGTTTCTTGGAAGTCTTTCCCATCAGCTCCAGCTGCTAAGCCTTTCGGCACTAAATAATCTGCAGGTTTTGACCCATCATTTAAAATAACATTTGTTAAATTCTTTTTATCAATTGATAGCGCAATTGCTTCACGTAATTTTTTACTCTTTAATGGTGTATCTTGTCCACCACGTTTTTGGTTTAAACGTATAAAGAACGTACTTGGTTCGTTATACACCCCATATTCCTCTTTATTATTTCTATATTTGTCAACAAATTCACCTGTTAATAAGGAGAAATCAATTTGACCACTATCATATAAATTCACATTAGTTGCTGGCTCTTTTACAACACTATAGTTAATTTCATCTAATTTTACAGTCTTTTTATCCCAATATTGATCATTCTTCTTCAGTTTCCAGCCTTGCTCATGCTTCCAATCAGTAAGAACGAACGGTCCGTTATATACAGTTGTATCAGATTCTAAACCGTATTTATCCCCTTTTTCTTTTACGAATTTCTCATTTAATGGATAGTACGATGGGAATGCTACTAAGTTTAAGAAGTATGGTACTGCTTGTTCTAATTCAACTTCTAAAGTAAGGTCATCTACTGCTTTAACTCCTAGTTCTGTTACAGGTTTTTCACCTTTATTAACCGCTTCTGCATTTTTAATTGGGAATGCGATGAATGCATACTCAGCAGCTGTTTTTGGATCTAATAAACGTTGCCATGCAAACACGAAATCTTTCGCTGTTACAGGATCACCATTTGACCATTTTGCATCTTTACGTAATTTAAATGTATATTTTTTACCATCCTCACTCTTCGTACTTGATTCTGCCGCAGCTGGGATTGGTTTATTCTCTTTATCTAAACGGTATAATCCTTCCATTGTGTTCCCTAAAATTTGAGAACCCAAAGTATCTGTACTCTTTGAAGTATCCATTGTTGGGATTTCCTGATTTTCTGTTTTATTGAACACTTGTTTCGCTGCTAATTTTTCTTCTGATTTGCTATCTCCGCCAGAGCTAGAATTTGTGCTTGTCTTCTTATCTCCACCTGAAGTAGAACATGCTGTTAATGCCATACTCATTGCTAAAACTGGTGCTACAACTGCTGTTAGTTTTTTCATTTTTTTCTTTTTCACTTTCTGTACCCTCCCTAATTCTTAACGCTCTCATTTAAGAATTTTCTGATAATTCTGTTTTTCTTTATATATTTATCAGAAGATTCTTATTAACTATTATTCTACTAATTTTTTGAGTTTTGTAAAGTGTTATTATTGAAAATTTTTAAAAAATTATTTTTTTACAGTAATATTCATAAAAATTCCATAATCTTTTAAAACACTATACCTCATTGAATTATATGTACTGATTTAATAGTCTTTATATCCCTTAGCTATAAAACACTTGTAAATTATTGTTAATAAATAATGTATATTATAACAAACCCCTTTTCTACAAAAATAAAAAAGTCAGCAAAGCTGACTTTTTATCCGACCATTTTCTCTCTTTTCATTTCCTCTACTATTTTCATATACTTCTCATTATCAAATTCATTTTCACTTTTTGCAACAACTACAGTCGCAATACCATTACCAATTAAATTAACGATAGCACGTGCTTCTGACATGAAACGATCTACCCCAAGTAATAGTGCTAACCCTTCTAATGGAATAACATTCATTGCAGATAAGGTAGATGCTAGTACAATAAATCCTCCGCCTGTTACTGCCGCTGCTCCTTTAGATGTAACTAACAAAATAGCTATTATAGTTAATTGTTGACCTAGTGAAAGATCGACGTGAAAGACTTGCGCTAAAAATATAGTAGCCATTGATAAATAAATCGTTGTTCCATCTAAATTAAAAGAGTATCCCGTCGGAATGACTAAACCTACTACCGGCTTCGAACATCCGAAGTCTTCCATCTTTGTCATCATTCGCGGTAGTACTGATTCTGATGATGATGTCCCAAGAACAATGAGTAATTCTTCTTTAATGTGAGATAAATATTTCCACAAACTAAATTTATACAGTTTACAAATAAAATTTAATACAATAAAAACAAATAATGCCATTGTCGCATATACACAAATCATTAGTTTACCAAGTGGTATGAGCGTGCTTAAACCGTATTTTCCAATTGTAAATGCCATTCCACCGAATGCTCCAACCGGTGCTAATTTCATTACAATGGATAAAATGTTAAAAAATACTTTCGATAATCTTTCAAAAAAGTCGATAACTGGTTGTCCATTTTTCCCTAGCATCGTTAACCCTGCACCGAATAAAATTGAGAAGAATAACACTTGTAAAATATCACCTTTTGCAAATGCTTCAAACATGTTAGACGGCACAATATGCAAAAAGAAATCCATCCATTTCATTTCTTGCCCACTTTGTACATATTGTGAAACATCTCCGCCCTTTAGTTTTGAAGGATCTAATCCATCTCCTGGACGAACAACATTTGCTACGATGATACCAATAATTAAAGCCGCTGTTGTAACAATTTCAAAATATAATAGTGCCTTTCCGCCAACACGACCTACCTTTTTCATACTTCCCATACTTGCAATACCAAGCACAATTGTTAAAAAGATAATCGGTGCAATAACCATTTTGATCATATTGATGAACGTTTCACCAATTGGCTTCATCTCTTGTCCAACACTCGGCCAAATTGCTCCTACTGCAATACCACAAATAATGGCCACAATAACTTGAAATGTTAAATTCTTTACGATTCTCATTTTTGATACTCCCCTGTTCCTTTCATTTATCCCATATTATTCCAATAATTGCTAATGATGTATTTTATGTAATATCCCCCCTGTTATTTAACTTAAACCACATCTTTATGTTACACTATTATCCATAATTTAAAAATAGTGTATAACATTTAATTTTAAATGTCATACTATTAAACATAATAAAAAAGCAGACATTATGCCTGCTTTAATTCTCCTCAATCTGCTTTTCACTTAATCCTAGATGTGTTCTAAGTGTATTACTCAAACTCTGTAGATCTTTTTTATTAGGATTATAATAATATACACGTTGGCCGTTTGGGCCATTAGGTAAGTATAAATCATCACCTGCTAATTGAATTTTTTCAACCGAACAATTTAAACCATATTTATAAAAAGATAAAATATCATCCATTGTTAAATTTGTTTTAAAATCACCGTCAACCGCCTCAACTATTTTTTCAAGCTTCGTAATCGAGCCTACACTTTTTAATTTACTTAAAATCGCTTCCATAACAAGTTGTTGGCGCTGCCCTCTCATTGCATCACTATCAATATGACGCGTTCTTGCTAGGGCAAGTGCTTCTTCTCCTGTTAATTTTTGTAGTCCTTTTTTCAAATGGATCGCGTCAGCTTCATCTTTACTATTTTGCTCCGTAAATTCAACTGGGACATCTACTTCAATCCCATCTAATCCATCAACAATTTTAGTAAATGAATTAAAATTAAACTTCACAAAATAATCAACAGGCACTTGTAATAATTTTTCTACCGTTTCAACTGAAGCTTGCGGCCCTCCATCTTTACCATTTTTAACGAAACCTCTTCCATATGCATGCGTTATTTTATCTTTTTTCTTTTCAACTGGAACATATGTGTATGTATCACGTGGTATGCTCGTTAATTTCACTGTTTTATCGTCTTTATTAAAAGTAGCTAGCAGTAGTGCATCTGTATGAAATGCCCCATTATATTCCTTTTGTCGTTCCTGATTTTCATCAATTCCCATAATTAAAAGTGAAACATTATTTGCAATTGGTTTTACGGCGTTCTCACGTAAATTTGATTTTTCACCACGTGCTAAATTAACATTTGATTTTTGTACGAGATTAGAAGTTTTCATATATACGTAAGTACCATATCCAACTCCACCAAATAGTAATACTACTAACAATACACTTATTATCGTTGTCTTTTTATATTTTCGTTTATTTTTCTTTTCTCTTGAAGAAGAGGTATTCTCCATATCGTTCCCTCCGTTTTCTATTCATCTAATATATTTTTCAATTTCTCATAATTAACGCTATCCTTTTGAAAGGCATTCTCTTTCAATCCTTTGTTTATTTGTATCCATTCAGTCGTGATCGAATATTGAATCATACCTTCGTGGAAACTAAGAAACTTCAACATAATCCCTGTATTTTTCTCTACAACCATTTCAAATTTCCCTCTTAAATCTTCAGATGTACTTACAGGCATTTCTATATTTATTGTCCCTTCTATTTTGTAGCAATCAAGTCCAAGATACTTCGTTTCTTTATAATTCCAATCTTTATATCGAATTAATAGATCAGCAAATTCTGATTGAATACTATACTTCGCTAATCCAACATATTCATCATCATATCTTTTTTTCTCACCTGATTTTCTCAATAACCTTTCCGTAGGATTTAATTTTAATAATTCATTGTTTTTTTCTTTCGGACTCCATTTCATCTCTTTATATGTATACTTCTCATCATCAAATTCTTTTTTCTTCCCCTCGTTATATATAATAGTCCGTTTTTTCACTAATTTATCTTCTTTCGAAGAGATACCTCTTTGTTGCTCCGTATCAATTGTATATTTGTATGTTGTAGCAATTCTTGACGAACTAGAATATTCCTCAAATTGTCCTGAAATATTTTTAAAATGATCAATGGAATCTAGCATCTTTTCATGAATCTTTTCTTTATCTGGATAATTTGCATTCGATTTTACTTCCTCTTCATTTTCGTAATCAGAAAATGCCTTTTTCTTTACATATTCAAATACTCCGCCGTTTTGAGCAAAAATTTGATCAGAAAACTCCGACATAGACACAATTGAAAGTGCTAGAACAGCAGCACTTATAACCATCATATAAACTCTGTAACCTTTCTTTTTTACCGGAAGATTATGTAGTGTACCATTAATCTTTTCATTTAACTCTGGCGGCACTATAACATTCTCTTCTTTTATTCTCTTTTTTAATTTCTCATCAAATAATTTTTCATCATCCATCCTTTGCACCTCCTATTCCATCTTTAATCGTTTCTGTAGTTGTTCCCTCGCACGTGACAATCTCGATTTCACTGTTCCTTTTGGTACTTCTAAAAGCTTCGCTATACTCTCTTGATTCATATCTTCATAATAAT from Bacillus basilensis includes the following:
- a CDS encoding peptide ABC transporter substrate-binding protein; protein product: MKKKKMKKLTAVVAPVLAMSMALTACSTSGGDKKTSTNSSSGGDSKSEEKLAAKQVFNKTENQEIPTMDTSKSTDTLGSQILGNTMEGLYRLDKENKPIPAAAESSTKSEDGKKYTFKLRKDAKWSNGDPVTAKDFVFAWQRLLDPKTAAEYAFIAFPIKNAEAVNKGEKPVTELGVKAVDDLTLEVELEQAVPYFLNLVAFPSYYPLNEKFVKEKGDKYGLESDTTVYNGPFVLTDWKHEQGWKLKKNDQYWDKKTVKLDEINYSVVKEPATNVNLYDSGQIDFSLLTGEFVDKYRNNKEEYGVYNEPSTFFIRLNQKRGGQDTPLKSKKLREAIALSIDKKNLTNVILNDGSKPADYLVPKGLAAGADGKDFQETFKNGIKPDAKKAAAAWEEAKKELGKDQVTIEFLNYDTGNAKKVGEYVKDQIEKNLKGVTVNIKLQPFKQKLKLESDQDYDISYGGWSPDYADPMTYLDMFESKHSHNQMSFSDQKYDEIIKKAGGELMSDAKKRWEELGKAEKLLLEEDVALVPLYQSARSYVMKPHVKGVVKHNISPEYSYKWAYVTEK
- a CDS encoding dicarboxylate/amino acid:cation symporter, with amino-acid sequence MRIVKNLTFQVIVAIICGIAVGAIWPSVGQEMKPIGETFINMIKMVIAPIIFLTIVLGIASMGSMKKVGRVGGKALLYFEIVTTAALIIGIIVANVVRPGDGLDPSKLKGGDVSQYVQSGQEMKWMDFFLHIVPSNMFEAFAKGDILQVLFFSILFGAGLTMLGKNGQPVIDFFERLSKVFFNILSIVMKLAPVGAFGGMAFTIGKYGLSTLIPLGKLMICVYATMALFVFIVLNFICKLYKFSLWKYLSHIKEELLIVLGTSSSESVLPRMMTKMEDFGCSKPVVGLVIPTGYSFNLDGTTIYLSMATIFLAQVFHVDLSLGQQLTIIAILLVTSKGAAAVTGGGFIVLASTLSAMNVIPLEGLALLLGVDRFMSEARAIVNLIGNGIATVVVAKSENEFDNEKYMKIVEEMKREKMVG
- a CDS encoding LCP family protein, with translation MENTSSSREKKNKRKYKKTTIISVLLVVLLFGGVGYGTYVYMKTSNLVQKSNVNLARGEKSNLRENAVKPIANNVSLLIMGIDENQERQKEYNGAFHTDALLLATFNKDDKTVKLTSIPRDTYTYVPVEKKKDKITHAYGRGFVKNGKDGGPQASVETVEKLLQVPVDYFVKFNFNSFTKIVDGLDGIEVDVPVEFTEQNSKDEADAIHLKKGLQKLTGEEALALARTRHIDSDAMRGQRQQLVMEAILSKLKSVGSITKLEKIVEAVDGDFKTNLTMDDILSFYKYGLNCSVEKIQLAGDDLYLPNGPNGQRVYYYNPNKKDLQSLSNTLRTHLGLSEKQIEEN
- a CDS encoding anti-sigma factor, which gives rise to MDDEKLFDEKLKKRIKEENVIVPPELNEKINGTLHNLPVKKKGYRVYMMVISAAVLALSIVSMSEFSDQIFAQNGGVFEYVKKKAFSDYENEEEVKSNANYPDKEKIHEKMLDSIDHFKNISGQFEEYSSSSRIATTYKYTIDTEQQRGISSKEDKLVKKRTIIYNEGKKKEFDDEKYTYKEMKWSPKEKNNELLKLNPTERLLRKSGEKKRYDDEYVGLAKYSIQSEFADLLIRYKDWNYKETKYLGLDCYKIEGTINIEMPVSTSEDLRGKFEMVVEKNTGIMLKFLSFHEGMIQYSITTEWIQINKGLKENAFQKDSVNYEKLKNILDE